The DNA window GAGAAAATCCTTCCTGACCCCGCCATTCTTAAACttgttttgtagcccaggttggattTGAACTTTCAGTCCccaagcttctgcctccagagtagctggaattacaggcttgtataaccagttttctgtttttcagtaaagaaaaaaagagggacttttttttttttttttgaaaactattAAGCACTTAGTAGTACAGGTGACACTTGGCTGTGACAGGGACACTGTAGCTTCCAGGCCACCATGCTGGAGAGCGATATGATCTGGGTGTGAATTCTGCCCCTGGCTTTCCTCCTGGCTGTGTGATTCAGGGTTAGTTCATGACAGGTCTTGGAAACTTGGCTTCCTCTGTTTAAAACAACAGTACTCACCCCAGAGAGACGCCATCCCCCACTGCAAATTTGGGGATCTCATTTAGGTCTCAGCAATTCACTCAATGAGCCAAAGTTGAAAGCACCAATGACTACAGCAACATGGGTACTATTTAAATGAGTGTTGTGTGAATACCCAGGACCACCTCTGTCCACCTCAGGACCCTCATGTCGGCCACAGCATACAGATACGCTACAAGGGGAGTCTAGAATTTCTGAACTGTGGTGTAAATAATCAATTGTTATAGGCATTTAAActagaatgaaaagaaaggttCCCTAGCAGAACACCAGGTTACACTCAAGGTTTTGTTTCCAGTGCTCAGAGTCAGCTTCCTAGGACAGTGAAGAGTTTTCACCCTAACGGTCTCAGATGCAAGGAGCTAGAAAGGCAGGAAGAAGCCCCAGGATCCCTTCTAACTTCTTTCTGATCCCTGATCTGCACATCTATTTCTGCCCCCAGTTTTACTGGTCCCAGTCATGCCCTTCAAGGCAGTAAGCTCCCAGGATATGCCAATCTTGCCACACTGGCAAGTTTATTCTCAGCTAGTTGATAGCACTTACCTGTCTCATAAAATGGCAGGGAGTAGGCTCTTTGGTAAGTTGTTTCATTATACCATGTGTTCATAGGCCTTGAGAATCTTTCAAAGGAAATGTATTGAATGAGCGTTTGCTGGTCTAATTGAGGCTGATAAGGAGTTTTGCTCTTGGATGGAATTGCCAAGTCTATGAGTGGTCTGCATGGAAACAAAAGTAGCTTGCTGAACACCTTTGGAGAATCCGTCCGTTTTCTCGAGAGCTTCGAGTTAGAGGTGTGTCCTCCTCTGCTGTATTCCTACCCGGATCGGGACGACCTcaaagctgcttccagtttcataATTTAAATACAGACTATACAGGTGGCCTGCCAACTCCCGCCCCTGCATGAGGATGATTGGAGGTTGGCTAGATGAAGTTAACTAAGAGAAAGGGAATTGAAATAGATAGATGATGAACTCGAACGAGAATGGCCATGCCGAGGGCTAATATGCCTTAGAATTTTACAACACTTCTTTTATTTGGGAGTGACATACTCAGAGAAGGTGAAAATTGCCCCAAATCAAGTTTCCCAAATTGATACTTTTACCTCCTGGAGTTCCTAGTCTCTCTCTGGACCAGGAAATAAGGTCGCCATGTCTATGGCTactattttttgcttttgtgtgtgtgtgtgtgtgtgtgtgtgtgtgtgtgtgtgtgtgtgtgtgtaagccacaTGTAGAAAGGAAGAAACCATATTAATCAAATTTATAAGTTTACTGAGAATGAAACTGAATCCCAGTAAATTTAAGTTATTTGGCCAATCTGGAATTCTAAACTCAGGCTGTTTCTTAAATTCCATAggtgttttaataaaaattctatttttactGCTGATTGTGGAAtcaatatattttcctttaagaAGATCCGTGGactagagaaaagaggaaaagaatacGAAGTACTAATGATATTACCActtttgaaaatggaaacaaagccaGAGATTGTCAGTGCTAGAGATGTAGCTCCCGATGGAACTCATGCCTAACATACTTGAGGCTTTGGGTTTGATTTCAGCACCCAAAGCCCTCCCAAGAAACcttccaccctcttctggccattaGGTAACACTTGCGATTAACATTAAAGTTATTGTTACCATTGAGATCGTGTAGCTACAGACTGGCGAGGTGGCTGAGCTCTTACAGAGAAACctgagatcagttcccagcacccacattgggcagctcacttCTGATCTGCATGGGTGCACTCAGgcgcacatacccacatgcacacacacacatgcaaaatttaaaaaatcttttaagttCTTCAGTCCACTTCCCCCTACTTATCATTTTAACTTCGATGACCTTCTTGGAAATTCAGGGTTAGGGGTGTGTCTCACCTTGGAGCCCTCTTCTTGCTGTTATCAAAGTGGACTCTTGCCAGTTGTCCAGTGTAATAGCCTCTGATGTCCTTTCCTTGGTGAGCGATAAATAAACTAGAGGGAGCAGACAGTGATGACAGTCAGTCCCTTACAGAAGTCTACCAGCTGGCATGTGATAAGTAATTTATCTGGACTTTGTGCCCTGTTCCAAGCAACTGAAACCAGTCAGATTTTCCAATCGTGTTGGTTGTTAGTCAtaacaagtgtctctgtgttcATTCGCTGCAACCCACTACAGGAAGCCAGCTCTCTGGCCAGGGCTGGGAGCTGCACTAACCATGGGGATAAACTTCTCAGTGAGTGCTTTTAGCTCACCCATCAAAAGGATATGAAGAGGGGGACCCATCAAGATGTCTCAGTCCCTTAAGGCACTTGCCTctaagcctgacgacctgagtttaaCCCCTGTAACCCATGGAAGTcgagaactgactccataaagttgtcctgtATCTCCATGTGTATCAtgcatgcccccccccaataataataaagcttagagcaaaaaaaaaaaagtgtcttttcATCAGACCTGAGCTTGTGGTATTGGCTGGTCTCCCTTCCCCAGTAACCTCTAAAACCTATAATAGAGTGTCATTTATTTCCAGGACTCATAAGCAAATATTTAGCATGTCATTTATTAGGTCAAAAGAGAGAGGATGAGGGAAGGAGGATgggacagaggaagagaaggggagggggaggggagggaggaggcaaCTTGTAAAGTTAATGACAAGTTAGAGAGAGTaagagtagttaagagcactggctgtagAAGACCCAgatcagtgcccagcacccacagctgacagttccaggggatctgatgccctttcctgACCCCTGAGGGTgcctgtacacatacatgtatactcaGGAACATACACTATAAATAAAATCCTTGAAGTCAATGAAACAGATGCTGGCAATTCCTGAAACATAGGAATAAAAAAATGAGGATTCCTTATTATTTAACCTttgaaatgtttataaaatttcaTAGGAAGCTTTCTACCTAACAGTAATAGTTGACCATATAGGACTGTGATGTCAAGGCATGTGGGTCCTGTGAGGAAAGACAGGTCTCTAtacccttgtgctgggattaccagtatATGCTGCTGCTGTTTTGAAGCATAACATGAGCCACCCCCATGGGGATCCAGAAGATGTATGTCTGGGGTGTGAGCATGAACTGTGTTTGTACAACTGGAATGCTGtggtgtgatgggggaggttcttctgtgtatatgtttgtcttattggttgataaagtactgttggccaataggaaaccaagataggtgggactaggagtcaaggaggattctgggaaatgtagtaaagaagtcttgcaatccaggcaggaagtgacatagcaggcagactcatatataagcaaggacaagaaggaagtcgttccttttttctctttcttctggtgtctgctctggagtcgccatgtgatccgccggcaagagagggtgccagcagtaggtgtcctcaataagataagtctttttttgtttgtttatttgttttttgtttttgttttttgagacagggtttctctgtgtagctttggagcctgtcctggcactcgctctggagaccaggctggcctcgaactcacagagaaccacctgcctctgcctcccgagtgctgggattaaaggcatgcgccaccaacgcctggctagataagtcttataaaatatatagatttatgataattaagactgagctagcagatgagaaatcctagtcaattagccaagaagcatttgtaccaaatataagtctctctgtgttacttgggaccttatcgtggcagcagggctccggCGGCTTCGTCGGAAAGATTTATCGATACAGTGGTGTTGAAGCCTTGGCCCCCCGGGTTGTGCTACTGGGGAATGGAAGAACCTTTAGGAAGTGGAGTTTGGGGGAGACCTTAGGAatattgaggcaggagaataggaTGGAAAGTGAAGTCCAAAAACCCTTACACAAAAGCTGTAAGATTAATATATAAAAGGAACCTATTGACAGGGGTTGGAGGAAGAGCTGGTGGGACACTACAGAGAGCCTGGCATCTAGGGTTTGCATAGGGTAAAAGAAGGAGTTTTCTAGAGGAGGGAAATCATATAAGTCAAGACTAAATCATAGTTAAGAGTAGAATATGTGCAGATTGTTAGCTTTTTATTACTGTAGTGCATATCAGATAACTCAGCTTAAAAACAAGAAAGTTTATGTGCCTCATGGTTTTAGGCTGTGTCCAATTAATTGGTCCTGTTGACTTGGTCACACAGCACATCATGGCAGGAGTGCAATCTTCTAAAGGTTCCTCCGTAGCACTACTGGCTAGAGACCAGGCCTTCAGTATACTGACCTTTGGGGCCACTGAAGACCAGGATGATTGCAGGGGGCAGGGTAGGTCTAGCTGTTTAGTGTGGACCAAAGCAAGTGCTGGGCAGGGCAGGTTCTGTCTGTCTATGCCAACAGACCTCAGAGAGCTCTAATTTTCTGAATACCCACCGGGTGTCTGGGCCTGTCTAGTGGCTAGGATAATGGACTGAGGCCTGAGTTACAGCGGGGGATTAAGTCATAAGAGGAGAGAGAAGTTGGCACAGAAATAGGGAACAGATGACGTTGCTGAGTGAGTGGGTGGTGGAGGAGCCTCTGAGGCAAACCTCCTCCAGCCCTGATGTAGAAGGAGTCCCCTGGAGCCAAGCTACAAGTTCCAGAGGAATCCAGGCACCCTGGGCAGGGTTCCTGGGGTTTCGCGGCTGTCTGCAGCAGGCTGTTTGATCTTCTCTGGTATCTTCAGTCCAGCAAAGCCCGCTGAGGCACAGAAGAATTTCACCCCACTCTAATCATTGCTTCGAGAATAGAACCATCTCTACTGGCCTCCTATTGTATGATCTGCTGCAGTCCTTTGAAGAGACCCCCTGGCTGGTTGGGCAGAGGTGCAGAGAGAGTAAGAAAGGGAGTACCTCAGGGAGAGCAGGCTGAGTGAAGTGAGGTTTGGGGAAGAAAAAGATGGCTCATTTTGCTTctatcttttctctcttccttttgtatttcctgCTCTCTCACTCCCCTTTCCCACTTTGTCGGTGCTTCcggttgaacccaggactttataCATATTAAACAGTGTTCTGTCACGGAGTCACagctcacttttatttttattttgaaatagggtctcgctggtcagtggtggtgcacatctttaatcctagcacttgggaggcagagacaggcagatctctgtgagttcgaggctagcctggtctacagagcaagtaccaggacagttagggttacacagagaaaccctgtcttgaaaaaacaagaaacaaaacaaaccaaaaaagaaactgGGTTTCTCTGCGTTGTCCATGCTGACcccaaactcatgatcctcctgcctctgc is part of the Cricetulus griseus strain 17A/GY chromosome 5, alternate assembly CriGri-PICRH-1.0, whole genome shotgun sequence genome and encodes:
- the CUNH1orf100 gene encoding uncharacterized protein C1orf100 homolog, whose product is MTTIRLREFVERRPVLPPTLFIAHQGKDIRGYYTGQLARVHFDNSKKRAPRPLIDLAIPSKSKTPYQPQLDQQTLIQYISFERFSRPMNTWYNETTYQRAYSLPFYETGLNHKLATVSSNPRPLNSLPEVYCCKKRSGFPRNLLKLNRSAVFQENNFGQYF